The Halorussus salinus genome includes a region encoding these proteins:
- a CDS encoding energy-coupling factor ABC transporter ATP-binding protein: protein MHDVAFSVSPEEVVALVGGNGAGKSTLLEHLNATLVPDDGELVVDGTPITEDNEAHARKEVGFVFQDADTQLVAPTVLDDVMFGLRNYGVPGDEARTRAREALATVDAGHLEDRIPHYLSGGEKRLVGLAGVLALEPSVVVLDEPLAGLDPERSRLVAERVRQIHAEGISVVLSTHDLDFAAEVADRVCVMSDGNVAGSGTPREVFYDGALLEEANLHPPSAVRVARDAGLDAESRPVTEPELVALLGETDDSQGAETPSLDGDD, encoded by the coding sequence ATGCACGACGTGGCGTTCAGCGTCTCCCCCGAGGAGGTCGTCGCGCTCGTCGGCGGCAACGGCGCTGGGAAATCGACGCTCCTCGAACATCTCAACGCGACGCTCGTCCCGGACGACGGCGAGTTGGTTGTCGATGGAACCCCCATCACGGAAGACAACGAGGCTCACGCGCGCAAGGAGGTCGGCTTCGTCTTCCAAGACGCCGACACGCAACTGGTCGCGCCCACGGTGCTGGACGACGTGATGTTCGGCCTTCGGAACTACGGCGTGCCCGGCGACGAGGCGAGAACGCGCGCTCGGGAGGCGCTGGCGACCGTGGACGCCGGGCATCTCGAAGACCGCATCCCCCACTACCTGAGCGGCGGCGAGAAACGACTCGTCGGACTGGCGGGCGTCCTCGCGCTCGAACCGAGCGTGGTCGTCTTGGACGAACCGCTCGCGGGTCTCGACCCCGAGCGGTCCCGACTGGTCGCCGAGCGCGTCCGCCAGATTCACGCGGAGGGCATCAGCGTCGTCCTCTCGACCCACGACCTCGACTTCGCCGCCGAGGTCGCCGACCGCGTCTGCGTGATGAGCGACGGCAACGTCGCCGGGAGCGGAACGCCCCGCGAGGTGTTCTACGACGGCGCGCTGTTAGAGGAGGCGAACCTCCACCCGCCGAGCGCGGTGCGGGTCGCCCGCGACGCAGGACTGGACGCCGAATCGCGGCCCGTGACCGAGCCGGAACTCGTGGCGCTCCTCGGGGAGACCGACGATTCGCAGGGCGCGGAGACCCCCTCGCTCGACGGCGACGACTGA
- a CDS encoding cobalamin transport operon protein encodes MRRWKQYGGLAGLFAVCLAAGLWGFRSTGGSLPWAKRSAKALQRGVKDGGGALVDFGRGIVVAGPIRKGGLMLEFFGVVALLAVVGIGLYVYVDRYRGLDSTGRAPRQP; translated from the coding sequence ATGCGACGCTGGAAGCAGTACGGCGGTCTCGCCGGTCTGTTCGCGGTCTGTCTCGCGGCCGGTCTCTGGGGGTTCCGTTCGACCGGCGGGTCGCTCCCGTGGGCCAAGCGGTCGGCGAAGGCGCTCCAGCGCGGCGTGAAGGACGGCGGCGGCGCGCTCGTTGACTTCGGTCGCGGCATCGTCGTCGCTGGCCCCATCCGGAAGGGCGGGCTGATGCTCGAATTTTTCGGCGTCGTCGCCCTGCTGGCCGTGGTCGGCATCGGACTGTACGTCTACGTAGACCGGTACCGCGGTCTGGATAGCACGGGCCGCGCGCCCCGACAACCGTGA
- a CDS encoding energy-coupling factor ABC transporter permease, giving the protein MAHIHLGEGSFPLWALALWTTLAVGLVGTVVYRVRKGGIETHQIALAGIGAAASFAIFQLNIPVWGGIHMNLTGLVGILAGPLLGALIALVVNIFSAALGHGAVGLLGANTLVNASEAIVAYYAFKTLVGQDWDIFPASASAATLGLTAGAFLMGAIIVVSGVNGSALPRSDLTIAVAGLVGLNLGVAVIEGMLTGFIVQFLASVRPDLVGLGDRETCEKSAGVTA; this is encoded by the coding sequence ATGGCGCACATTCACCTCGGCGAAGGCTCGTTCCCGCTGTGGGCGCTCGCTCTCTGGACGACGCTCGCCGTCGGACTCGTCGGTACCGTCGTGTACCGCGTCCGCAAGGGCGGTATCGAGACGCATCAAATCGCGCTCGCCGGAATCGGCGCGGCCGCGAGTTTCGCAATCTTCCAACTGAACATCCCCGTGTGGGGCGGCATCCACATGAACCTGACCGGTCTCGTCGGCATCCTCGCCGGGCCACTGCTCGGCGCGCTCATCGCGCTGGTCGTCAACATCTTCTCGGCGGCGCTCGGCCACGGTGCCGTGGGCCTCCTCGGGGCGAACACACTCGTCAACGCGAGCGAGGCCATCGTCGCCTACTACGCCTTCAAGACGCTCGTCGGTCAGGACTGGGACATCTTCCCCGCGAGCGCGAGCGCCGCGACGCTGGGCCTGACGGCTGGCGCGTTTCTGATGGGCGCGATTATCGTCGTCAGCGGCGTGAACGGGAGCGCGTTGCCCCGTAGCGACCTGACGATAGCCGTCGCCGGACTGGTCGGTCTCAACCTCGGCGTCGCCGTGATAGAGGGCATGCTGACCGGCTTCATCGTCCAGTTCCTCGCGTCGGTCCGCCCCGACCTCGTCGGTCTCGGCGACCGCGAGACCTGCGAGAAGTCCGCGGGGGTGACCGCCTGA
- a CDS encoding ABC transporter substrate-binding protein yields the protein MGGHSRRRFLRNGAAVPTVGLAATAGCVGSLTGSGDGSLDGLTVAYVPIYPNVQHYVMQAEGFYDDVPAEVTAKRFSSGPGVVKAFASDEVDVALFGITPAMVLADKGKQAGVLAANSREGFKVMGTAEFADLYEKHGERAFSTFEEQKGRKVRFGAPPDGSVPDVVLRYWLEEALGLGKLESVVSKSKVPPAKAPQTMQAGDIDATVIQEPFATVVGNDDGFRELAWSGEILDGHPVTVLFAQKRVLDATETAQALVSAHVDATEFVRDNPEKAAEDASAVIGSGVSDDLAIAAMESKASSYLSDPHAITSQTEQMAEYVAAVGNTDEVVSNEKLFHFEAYDAVTE from the coding sequence ATGGGAGGACACTCGCGTCGTAGATTCCTTCGGAACGGAGCGGCAGTCCCAACGGTCGGCCTCGCGGCGACGGCCGGTTGCGTCGGGTCGCTCACCGGAAGTGGCGACGGTAGTCTCGACGGTCTCACCGTCGCGTACGTGCCGATTTACCCGAACGTACAACACTACGTGATGCAAGCGGAGGGCTTCTACGACGACGTGCCCGCCGAGGTGACGGCGAAGCGATTCTCCTCGGGACCGGGCGTCGTGAAAGCGTTCGCCAGCGACGAGGTGGACGTTGCCCTCTTCGGCATCACGCCCGCGATGGTCCTCGCGGACAAGGGCAAACAGGCGGGCGTCCTCGCCGCGAACTCCCGCGAAGGGTTCAAAGTGATGGGTACCGCGGAGTTCGCGGACCTCTACGAGAAACACGGCGAGCGAGCGTTCTCGACGTTCGAGGAACAGAAGGGACGCAAAGTCAGATTCGGCGCACCGCCCGATGGTAGTGTCCCGGATGTGGTGCTACGCTACTGGCTCGAAGAAGCTCTCGGACTCGGGAAACTGGAGTCGGTCGTCTCGAAGTCGAAGGTGCCGCCCGCGAAGGCCCCTCAGACGATGCAAGCAGGCGATATCGACGCGACGGTGATTCAGGAACCGTTCGCGACCGTCGTCGGCAACGACGACGGTTTCCGCGAACTCGCGTGGTCGGGAGAGATACTCGACGGCCATCCCGTCACGGTGCTGTTCGCACAGAAGCGCGTTCTCGACGCGACGGAGACCGCACAAGCCCTCGTCTCGGCGCACGTCGATGCGACGGAGTTCGTTCGAGACAACCCCGAGAAGGCCGCCGAGGACGCCAGCGCAGTCATCGGGTCGGGCGTGAGCGACGACCTCGCAATCGCGGCGATGGAGTCGAAAGCGTCGAGCTACCTCTCGGACCCCCACGCGATTACGAGTCAGACCGAGCAGATGGCCGAATACGTCGCCGCCGTCGGTAACACGGACGAGGTCGTCTCGAACGAGAAGCTGTTCCACTTCGAGGCCTACGACGCCGTCACAGAATGA
- a CDS encoding ABC transporter permease codes for MSLGTDADAADSNGDANADDPSANGGLLRKRDPARLGRGAVGVAAFLAVWWVGAQVTTPSYLLPGPVASAKAFADLFVQTEPTTLPAVGSVGVPVGLFKLGQSLLHYVPGLVVGSVAGIALGVAMGWSGRLDDYLTPVVRILRPIPPLAWVVFAILWFGIHHTGAAFIVFVGAFWINFYGAYSGVEGVSSDYTEVASSLGVETDREMVRLVVLPAAAPSILTAFRTSIGRCWMIVVGAELFGAPGVGYEIINASNNLAVDTSVAYMLVISLVYVGMDVAFRNVERRLLAWQ; via the coding sequence ATGAGTCTCGGAACCGACGCCGACGCCGCCGACTCGAACGGCGACGCGAACGCCGACGACCCGAGCGCGAACGGCGGACTCTTGAGGAAGCGAGACCCGGCCCGTCTCGGTCGCGGCGCGGTCGGTGTCGCGGCGTTTCTCGCGGTCTGGTGGGTCGGCGCGCAGGTGACGACGCCGTCGTATCTCCTGCCCGGCCCGGTCGCGTCCGCGAAGGCGTTCGCCGACCTGTTCGTCCAGACCGAGCCGACGACGCTTCCCGCGGTGGGGAGCGTCGGCGTCCCGGTCGGGTTGTTCAAACTCGGCCAGAGTCTCCTGCACTACGTGCCGGGACTGGTGGTCGGGAGCGTCGCCGGAATCGCGCTCGGCGTGGCGATGGGGTGGTCGGGCCGACTCGACGACTACCTCACCCCGGTCGTCCGCATCCTCCGGCCGATTCCACCGCTGGCGTGGGTCGTCTTCGCCATCCTCTGGTTCGGCATCCACCACACCGGCGCGGCGTTCATCGTCTTCGTCGGCGCGTTCTGGATCAACTTCTACGGCGCGTACAGCGGCGTCGAAGGCGTCTCCTCGGACTACACCGAGGTCGCGTCGAGTCTCGGCGTCGAAACCGACCGGGAGATGGTTCGGCTCGTGGTCCTCCCCGCGGCGGCACCGAGCATCCTCACCGCCTTCCGGACGAGCATCGGGCGGTGCTGGATGATAGTCGTCGGCGCGGAACTGTTCGGCGCGCCCGGCGTCGGCTACGAGATTATCAACGCCTCGAACAACCTCGCGGTGGACACGAGCGTCGCGTACATGCTCGTCATCAGCCTCGTCTACGTCGGCATGGACGTGGCGTTTCGAAACGTCGAACGGAGACTTCTCGCATGGCAATGA
- a CDS encoding spore germination protein GerW family protein — MSATQLDSLMEHLNGSANVRAVFGDPIERDDRTVVPVARVAFGFGGGFGESHGVESDDRDDEERGATPGERDEEAGADDRGEADGDDRTGVAESEGGGGGGGGVATPVGALEIGDDGTRFVRFGDRRRSLALLVAGCVVGWLAGRRAR, encoded by the coding sequence ATGAGTGCCACGCAGTTAGATTCCCTGATGGAACACCTGAACGGGAGCGCGAACGTCCGAGCCGTCTTCGGCGACCCGATAGAGCGCGACGACCGAACCGTCGTCCCGGTCGCGCGCGTCGCCTTCGGGTTCGGCGGCGGGTTCGGCGAGAGCCACGGCGTCGAGTCCGACGACCGAGACGACGAGGAGCGCGGCGCGACGCCCGGCGAACGCGACGAGGAGGCCGGGGCCGACGACCGAGGCGAGGCGGACGGCGACGACCGAACCGGCGTCGCCGAGAGCGAGGGTGGCGGCGGTGGCGGCGGCGGCGTGGCCACCCCGGTCGGCGCGCTCGAAATCGGCGACGACGGGACCCGGTTCGTCCGGTTCGGGGACCGGCGGCGGTCGCTCGCGTTGCTGGTCGCGGGGTGCGTGGTCGGATGGCTGGCGGGTCGCCGAGCGCGGTAG
- a CDS encoding FAD-dependent oxidoreductase, with protein sequence METTVLVVGGGATGAGIARDLALRGVDATLVDRGGLSSGTSGRSHGLLHSGARYAESDPVGAEECIEENRVLRDIAGACLRDAGGLFVQLADDDPAYFEAKREACEEVGIPTELLDGDEARERVPDLSSEVERAMEVPDAVVYPSRLVAANAADARDHGATIHPHAPVEGVTVSDGRITGVDLGGSVGGRIEPEYVVNAAGAWAGEVAAMADVSVEMRPTRGVMISVDYDGLGPVLNRCRAPDDGDIVVPHDSEVVLGTTSVRVEDPDEYETAEWEVDETVRQCAAMLPPVAEAPELRRWWGVRPLYGPDEEDRGGRGISRGFFRLDHAEDGVANFASIVGGKLTTYRRMAAATADLVCDRLGVEAECVTADRELLGADDPERLDALVAEFDGRSVTDEDVVRPPDGAR encoded by the coding sequence ATGGAGACGACAGTCCTCGTCGTCGGCGGCGGCGCGACCGGGGCCGGAATCGCGCGCGACCTCGCGTTGCGCGGCGTGGACGCGACGCTCGTGGACCGCGGCGGCTTGTCGAGCGGGACCTCGGGCCGCTCGCACGGCCTGTTGCACAGCGGGGCGCGCTACGCCGAGTCCGACCCGGTCGGTGCCGAGGAGTGCATCGAGGAGAACCGCGTCCTGCGCGACATCGCCGGGGCCTGCCTCCGCGACGCGGGCGGGTTGTTCGTCCAACTCGCGGACGACGACCCCGCCTACTTCGAGGCGAAGCGCGAGGCCTGCGAGGAGGTCGGGATTCCGACGGAACTCCTCGACGGCGACGAGGCCCGCGAGCGGGTCCCCGACCTCTCGTCGGAGGTCGAGCGCGCGATGGAGGTGCCAGACGCGGTGGTCTACCCCTCCCGACTGGTGGCCGCGAACGCGGCCGACGCCCGCGACCACGGGGCCACGATTCACCCCCACGCGCCGGTCGAAGGCGTGACCGTCTCGGACGGACGCATCACCGGCGTCGATTTGGGCGGGTCGGTCGGCGGCCGAATCGAACCCGAGTACGTCGTCAACGCGGCCGGAGCGTGGGCCGGAGAGGTCGCCGCGATGGCCGACGTGTCCGTCGAGATGCGACCCACTCGCGGCGTCATGATTTCGGTCGATTACGACGGTCTGGGACCCGTCTTGAACCGCTGTCGCGCGCCGGACGACGGCGACATCGTGGTGCCCCACGACTCGGAGGTCGTCCTCGGAACCACAAGCGTCCGCGTCGAGGACCCCGACGAGTACGAGACCGCGGAGTGGGAGGTCGATGAGACCGTCCGCCAGTGCGCGGCCATGCTCCCGCCGGTCGCGGAGGCTCCGGAACTCCGGCGGTGGTGGGGCGTCCGACCGCTGTACGGCCCCGACGAGGAGGACCGCGGCGGGCGCGGCATCTCGCGGGGGTTCTTCCGACTCGACCACGCCGAGGACGGCGTGGCGAACTTCGCCAGCATCGTCGGCGGGAAACTGACCACGTACCGCCGGATGGCGGCGGCGACCGCCGACCTCGTGTGCGACCGACTCGGCGTCGAAGCGGAGTGCGTCACGGCGGACCGCGAACTCCTCGGCGCGGACGACCCCGAGCGACTCGACGCGCTCGTCGCGGAGTTCGACGGCCGGAGCGTGACCGACGAAGACGTGGTTCGGCCGCCCGACGGTGCCCGATAG
- a CDS encoding energy-coupling factor transporter transmembrane component T family protein — translation MTTLSNHVPDPRLVTAFAERRDGPLHRINPWTKVGVVGALVLAVTVFDRLALLAGLYATVLAVYGLAGLPYRRLAGWYTLPALFVVSVAGPLAFLEPGTPIGGALATPVGELSVTRAGLALFAELSFRSLTVVTFALTASMTTKYTHVAYMLGRLLPRPIDQIALLTYRFTFVMLETLEDLVKAALSRGANFSEFWSNKRLYARILGMTMLSAIEQSERLVKSMEARGYDGDITLYGDVPRPPVGELLLVAGAYVAVVGYAAVAVYGGGL, via the coding sequence GTGACGACGCTCTCGAACCACGTCCCGGACCCGCGGCTCGTCACGGCGTTCGCCGAGCGCCGGGACGGCCCGCTCCACCGCATCAACCCGTGGACGAAAGTCGGCGTCGTCGGGGCGCTCGTCCTCGCGGTGACGGTGTTCGACAGGCTCGCACTACTGGCCGGTCTCTACGCCACCGTTCTGGCCGTGTACGGTCTCGCAGGCCTGCCGTATCGACGCTTGGCTGGCTGGTACACGCTCCCGGCGCTGTTCGTCGTCTCGGTCGCGGGACCGCTCGCATTCCTCGAACCGGGGACGCCCATCGGCGGCGCGCTCGCCACGCCCGTCGGCGAACTGTCGGTGACGCGGGCCGGACTCGCGCTGTTCGCGGAACTCAGCTTCCGGTCGCTGACCGTCGTCACGTTCGCCCTCACCGCGTCGATGACCACGAAATACACCCACGTTGCGTACATGCTCGGCCGACTGCTTCCCCGGCCCATCGACCAAATCGCGTTGCTCACCTATCGGTTCACCTTCGTCATGCTCGAAACCCTCGAAGACCTCGTGAAGGCCGCGCTCTCCCGCGGCGCGAACTTCTCGGAGTTCTGGTCGAACAAACGCCTCTACGCGCGGATTCTCGGCATGACGATGCTGTCGGCAATCGAGCAGTCCGAGCGGTTGGTCAAGTCGATGGAGGCCCGCGGCTACGACGGCGACATCACGCTGTACGGCGACGTGCCGCGTCCGCCCGTCGGCGAACTCCTGCTGGTCGCCGGAGCGTACGTCGCGGTCGTCGGCTACGCGGCAGTCGCGGTCTACGGAGGAGGACTGTGA
- a CDS encoding DUF1810 domain-containing protein — MTSPEEPHDLQRFVEAQNPVMDEVKKELRSGRKRSHWMWFVFPQMEGLGRSEMARRYAISSRGEAEAYLSHPVLGPRLRDCTELVNAIDGRSANEIFGSPDDLKFRSSMTLFEAVADDSAPFRTALDRYYDGDRDRKTLDLLEDA; from the coding sequence ATGACGAGTCCCGAGGAGCCCCACGACCTACAGCGATTCGTCGAGGCCCAGAATCCAGTGATGGACGAAGTCAAGAAGGAACTGCGGTCGGGCCGCAAGCGGAGCCACTGGATGTGGTTCGTCTTCCCGCAGATGGAGGGCCTCGGCCGGAGCGAGATGGCTCGACGCTACGCGATTTCCTCCCGAGGAGAGGCCGAGGCCTACCTGTCACACCCGGTACTGGGTCCCCGCCTGCGGGACTGCACAGAGTTGGTGAACGCCATCGACGGGCGCTCGGCGAACGAGATATTCGGGTCGCCCGACGACCTGAAGTTTCGCTCCTCGATGACGCTGTTCGAGGCGGTCGCGGACGATTCGGCCCCGTTCCGGACGGCGTTGGACCGGTACTACGACGGCGACCGCGACCGGAAGACGCTGGACCTGCTGGAAGACGCCTGA
- a CDS encoding ABC transporter ATP-binding protein, which yields MAMTETTERSTEADGESKTDSESNTEGESNIEDKSAASGESDTDAKIAVEGLSKRYDARGGTVEALADVTFEVEDGELLCVVGPSGCGKTTLFRTIAGLESPTRGRVTVDGDPVTDPGIDRGMVFQNYALFPWRTVRGNIRFGLDRPTCDCPDCEARVEELVELVGLSGFEEAYPKELSGGMKQRVGIARALAVDPEVLLMDEPFGSLDPETRDRLHAELLDIWRETDKTVLFVTHEVEEAVKLGDRVLVMAADPGRVAETVEVSLDRPRERASVEFVEYVSEIRDLLGH from the coding sequence ATGGCAATGACCGAAACGACCGAACGCTCGACCGAAGCCGACGGCGAATCGAAGACGGATAGCGAATCAAACACGGAGGGCGAATCGAACATCGAGGACAAATCGGCCGCCAGCGGCGAATCAGACACCGACGCGAAAATCGCGGTCGAGGGCCTCTCGAAGCGATACGACGCTCGCGGCGGCACCGTCGAGGCGCTCGCCGACGTGACCTTCGAGGTCGAAGACGGCGAACTCCTCTGCGTGGTCGGTCCCTCCGGATGCGGGAAGACGACGTTGTTCCGGACGATTGCGGGACTCGAATCCCCGACGAGGGGTCGCGTCACCGTCGATGGTGACCCGGTTACGGACCCCGGTATCGACCGCGGGATGGTGTTCCAGAACTACGCGCTGTTCCCGTGGCGGACCGTCCGCGGAAACATTCGGTTCGGTCTCGACCGGCCGACCTGCGACTGTCCGGACTGTGAAGCGCGCGTCGAGGAGTTGGTCGAACTCGTCGGACTCTCCGGGTTCGAGGAGGCCTACCCGAAGGAACTCTCCGGCGGCATGAAACAGCGCGTCGGCATCGCTCGCGCGCTGGCCGTCGACCCCGAAGTCCTCCTGATGGACGAACCGTTCGGGAGTCTCGACCCGGAGACCCGCGACCGACTGCACGCGGAACTGCTGGACATCTGGCGTGAGACGGACAAAACCGTCCTGTTCGTGACTCACGAGGTCGAGGAGGCGGTCAAACTGGGCGACCGCGTCCTCGTGATGGCGGCCGACCCCGGACGCGTCGCCGAGACCGTCGAGGTGTCGCTGGACCGCCCCCGCGAACGCGCGAGCGTCGAGTTCGTCGAGTACGTCTCCGAGATACGCGACCTGCTCGGGCACTGA
- a CDS encoding uracil-DNA glycosylase family protein: MKNVTDRTSNPFGMRPPCPHECASGVSAVYGYGDANADFHLIGDYPGVHGGEETGVPFTGSLTGERLQPVLNEVGLVGDTYSDDPALADCFLSYRHMCCLPDGDAPTEADYDRLEPFFDAELRAIAAHVLLPVGERATRHVLRTYAAREALLDAPADSADGDSPDGESPADASDRMADLHADHVPGRGFLVIPVREPAEWDEGDAEELVSSLSDLLATDYRQTADLGRFLAEHDTYEVR; encoded by the coding sequence GTGAAGAACGTCACGGACAGAACCAGCAACCCCTTCGGGATGCGGCCGCCCTGCCCCCACGAGTGCGCGTCGGGCGTCAGCGCGGTCTACGGCTACGGCGACGCCAACGCCGACTTTCACCTAATCGGCGACTATCCGGGCGTCCACGGCGGCGAGGAGACCGGCGTCCCCTTCACGGGAAGCCTCACGGGCGAACGACTCCAACCGGTCCTCAACGAGGTCGGTCTCGTCGGCGACACCTACAGCGACGACCCGGCGCTGGCCGACTGCTTTCTGAGCTATCGGCACATGTGCTGTCTGCCGGACGGGGACGCGCCGACCGAGGCGGACTACGACCGACTCGAACCCTTCTTCGACGCGGAGTTGCGCGCCATCGCGGCCCACGTCCTCCTCCCGGTCGGCGAGCGCGCGACCCGACACGTCTTGCGTACCTACGCGGCGCGCGAGGCCCTGCTCGACGCGCCAGCGGACTCGGCGGACGGCGATTCGCCGGACGGCGAATCGCCAGCGGACGCGTCGGACCGCATGGCCGACCTCCACGCCGACCACGTGCCGGGCCGGGGCTTTCTGGTGATTCCGGTCCGCGAACCCGCCGAGTGGGACGAGGGCGACGCCGAGGAACTGGTCTCCTCGCTGTCGGACCTGCTGGCGACCGACTACCGCCAGACCGCCGACCTCGGGCGGTTCCTCGCGGAACACGACACCTACGAGGTGCGGTGA